DNA sequence from the Sandaracinaceae bacterium genome:
CGAAGCCCCCCCGCGGCGGCGTTGGCTGTGGCCGCTGTTCACGGTCGGCTTGTTGTCCACGTGCGTCCTACGTTGCGCCGTGTCGACCGAGCCCGACCGCGACGAGTCCGGCGGCCTGGGGGAAGTCGAGGTGCGCGAACTGCTGCTCCACGGTCCTCCCGCCGAGGGGCCCGCGCGCTCCGGCCTCGGCGGGGGAGGTCACGCCACCATGCGCCAGGTGCTCGCCCAGCTGCGGCTCGTCGAGCAGCAAGACAGCGCGCGCGGGCTGTTTCTGCGTCTCGGTCCAATGGGGGGGGCGTGGGGCACCGTCGCCGACCTGGCCGAAGCCATCGCGAGAGTGCGGGAAGCCGGGAAGCCGGTACACTGTCACTTCGACAGCCTCGACAACGCAGGCTTCGCGCTGGCGGCGGGGTCGTGTGACCGGCTGAGCATGACCCCCGCGGGCCACCTCGACCTGGTCGGGGTCGCCGCTCAGGTGTTCTACGCGCGTGAGCTGCTCGAGAGCGTGGGCGTGCGCGCCGAGGTCATCGCGATGGGTCGCTTCAAGAGCGCTGGCGACGTCTTCACGGAGACCGACATGCCCGCCGCCGCGCGCGAGGCGACCGGGGCGCTGCTCGACGACGTCAACGCGGCGTTGGTCGACGCGGTCGCGCGACGCTTCGAGGGAGACGTGGGCAGGGCAGCAGCGGCGATCGACGCGGGACCCTACGGCGCGGAGGCCGCGCGCGCTGCGGGGCTGGTGGACGCGGTGGCCTTCGACGATGAGGCGCGCGAGCACGCGCGCGTCGCAGGGGACGTGGCGAAGGTTCGCAGGCTGGAGCTGCCCATCCAACGCCAAGAGGGGCTCGGCCGGCTGCTGCAGCTGGTGGCAGGCGGCGACGACGCGGAGGCGGTGGCAGGGCCGCACGTGGCGATCGTGCATGTGACCGGCCACATCGTGGACGGCGAGACCGCAAGCGGCGCCAACGCCGTCAGCGGGCCGTTCGTGACCGAGGTGCGCCGGCTGGCGGACGACGACGACGTCCGCGCCGTGGTGTTGCGCATCGACTCCCCAGGGGGCTCCGCGCTGGCCAGTGACCGGATGTGGCACGCTGTACGGCGCCTCGCTGGGCGCAAGCCCGTGGTGGCGTCGTTGGGGGACGTGGCGGCCAGCGGCGGCTACTACATCGCCAGCGCTGCGCGTGAGATCTATGCGCAACCCGCGTCCATCGTGGGCTCGATCGGCGTCATCGGCGGCAAGGCGGACGCCTCGGGGCTGTTCGAGCGGCTCGGCGTGCGGCCAGTGGTCATCACGCGCGGCGCGCGCGCGGCGTGGATGACGACCACCCGCGGCCTCACGGAAGACGAGCGTGGCGCGGTCACCGCCCTCTTGCGTTCCGCGTACGAGCGCTTCCTGCGTCGGGTCGGGAGCTCGCGCGACATGCCGCGCGCGGACGTCCACGCGGTCGCGCAGGGCAGGGTGATGAGCGGCGTCGCGGGTCACCGGGCTGGGTTGGTCGACACGCTCGGAGGCTTCACCGCAGCCCTGCAGCGTGCCCGCGAGCTGGCCGAGCTGCCCGCCGACGCTCCGACCGAAGAGTGGCCGCGCGAAGCGGGCGTCCTCGAGGCGCTCTCCACCTTGGCAGGCGCGCAGAGTCGAGAGGCCGCGTCGTACGCCCTCTGGTTGGAGATCGCGGGACGCATCTCGCCGCGGGTGGCAGACGTGGGCGCGGCTCCGTTGCTGCTCTGCGACGACCCCGTGCTGGCGGCTGCACCCTACAGCATCGAGGTGCGCTGACGCGCGCGACGGATCCGCGCCGAGCGCCGCTTCTTTGACGCTTTGGGGCGTCCGCGCGAGCGTCTCCGCGATGCCTCCTCACGTGCAGCCAGCCCCCGTTCGTTTGCGCCTCGACCGTGCGCCCACCACGACGCTGCTCGTGGGGCTGCTGGCAGGGACGCTCGGCCTCTGCGCCGCGAGCCCCAACGTCGCGGCGCAGGCTCCGCGCGGGGGCTCACCCGTCAGCGACTACGGTGGGCTCGAGCAGGCCTGCGAAGGGGCGCGCGACACCGGCCCGCGGCGGCTCTATCAGGTCATGGTCGAGAGCGGAGACTGGCAGTTCGCGGCCTACGACGAGGGACGTGGTGCGCTCCCCGTCGATGCGCGACCGAGCCTGCGCGTGCTCGCTGGGGTCGCGGCCTTCCTCCCCTCGGGTCTCGAACGGCTCGAGTTCCCAGTGGACGAAGAGGGCGCGGCCACGCTGCGCGAGCGCTCCGCCCGTGGCGCACTGCGGGTGGGCTTCTTCCTCGGCTTCGATGGGCAGCCCGCGCGCGCCTGCCTCGTGCGGGGACCCGCCACTCAGAGCCTGGTGCGCGGTGACCTGGCCTACCTGGAGCTGCTGGACGCGGACGGGGCGCTGGTGGTTCGCGCCGAGTACGACCGGCTGAGGGCGTGGGCCGACGACCCCGCGCGCGTGGAGGTCCCTGGAGAGGGGCCACGCGTCGTGTTCGGAGACCCGACCAGCGCACACCGCGGCGTCCGCCCGGCGGCTGCGTGGATCGACCCGGTTCGCGGCCGCGCGGCGCATATCGCCCGACGCTGCTACGAGCCCGCGCTGGCACGGGGTGCGCGTGCGCACGCGATGGTCGTCGTGCGCCTGACCGTGGACGGAAGCACGGGTGACGTCCGCGCCGCCGACGTCGAGCTCAGCACGTTGGGCGACGCCGAGGGCGCACGGTGCATCGCCGATGCGCTGCGGGACGACGTGCGAGTCCCTCGCTTGCGCGTCGCGACCGAACGCGTGCTGGTTCGCGTGTCCGTCACCCTGGTCAGCGAGTGAGGTCCAACAGCGTCCGAACCAGCTCGGCCGGATCCGCGGCGCCGGGGACGGCCCGCATCACCGCCACGCCGTAGACGCCCCCGTCGCGCAGCGGGCGCACGTCCTGCAGCGAGACCCCTCCGAGCGCCAGGACGGGCAGGCTGGTGTGCTGCGCGAGCCGCGTCAGCCACGCGACGCCGCGGCCCGCGCCCTTGTGGGGGACGGCGCCCACGGGCCCGAGCGTCACGTAGGTGGCCCCCTCCTCCTCCGCGCGCGCAAGGCCCTCGGCGTCGTGGCAGGAGCGGCCGACCAGCGCGTGCGGACTGAGCTCGGCGCGTGCCGCGTACACCGTACCCGCCCGCTCCGGCAGGTGCACGCCAAGGTTCAGCTCACGGGCTAGCGCCGGATCGTCGTTGACCACCACGGCGGCGCCAGTGTCGCTCAGGGCCTGGCAGGCCGCGCGCCGTGCCACCCCATCCCAGCGCGCCAGCCGCACTTGCACCAGCACGCGCGTCGCGTCCACGTGCTCGCCAGTGAGGGCGCGCACGAGCGGCGTCAGCGGATCTTCGGCGTCCTGGTCCGTGACCAGCATCAGGCGCGGCAGCAGGTTCGCTGGCGCAGGGCGTGAGGGGCCCACCGAAGTTCGCT
Encoded proteins:
- the sppA gene encoding signal peptide peptidase SppA, which produces MSTEPDRDESGGLGEVEVRELLLHGPPAEGPARSGLGGGGHATMRQVLAQLRLVEQQDSARGLFLRLGPMGGAWGTVADLAEAIARVREAGKPVHCHFDSLDNAGFALAAGSCDRLSMTPAGHLDLVGVAAQVFYARELLESVGVRAEVIAMGRFKSAGDVFTETDMPAAAREATGALLDDVNAALVDAVARRFEGDVGRAAAAIDAGPYGAEAARAAGLVDAVAFDDEAREHARVAGDVAKVRRLELPIQRQEGLGRLLQLVAGGDDAEAVAGPHVAIVHVTGHIVDGETASGANAVSGPFVTEVRRLADDDDVRAVVLRIDSPGGSALASDRMWHAVRRLAGRKPVVASLGDVAASGGYYIASAAREIYAQPASIVGSIGVIGGKADASGLFERLGVRPVVITRGARAAWMTTTRGLTEDERGAVTALLRSAYERFLRRVGSSRDMPRADVHAVAQGRVMSGVAGHRAGLVDTLGGFTAALQRARELAELPADAPTEEWPREAGVLEALSTLAGAQSREAASYALWLEIAGRISPRVADVGAAPLLLCDDPVLAAAPYSIEVR
- a CDS encoding thiamine phosphate synthase, giving the protein MSGGAGPNTERTSVGPSRPAPANLLPRLMLVTDQDAEDPLTPLVRALTGEHVDATRVLVQVRLARWDGVARRAACQALSDTGAAVVVNDDPALARELNLGVHLPERAGTVYAARAELSPHALVGRSCHDAEGLARAEEEGATYVTLGPVGAVPHKGAGRGVAWLTRLAQHTSLPVLALGGVSLQDVRPLRDGGVYGVAVMRAVPGAADPAELVRTLLDLTR